One window from the genome of Nocardioides panaciterrulae encodes:
- a CDS encoding alpha/beta hydrolase family protein, producing the protein MPDLDYAKVIGRFGLTVGDTGGDPDDNPDTVWCTAGRVLITPLNTFVKVAAGSPVPWTGGNAVIECAIDADGYLTYTAPAGGATNPFVYVVDLTSTKVNPQVPAGAATHRVTFSEVYAGTTLVDFPEFTCRLTAAGDGTSGAGVNDLTIVAPIKPGEATPITRGEQGTSVTAVAIQGADLVTTLSDGTTVNAGELPVGPGGSDAGVATYMDDPASDTSTTTAAKAKDPAHPLGAALTATIATQTADHAKAPDTLSLRRLEVLGRADSMKSLALSRQRYEDAASLNETWASLANWATTSTVQVSAGKLYYLSGTAATMTYDGLSLTSGRARLKTTLTVPAAGGAGSVVIGVVTSATGSPATSVLYGIQINNADNSVKEWRKSSGAVALANPTSNALTTLAAGTYAVVVSVDENGTSVALSELDGNKTALMFNARTGTAPARFAIYQGDNRGTSGIGVGATVIRAESVTSSNRAVEGAAPSAEWRYDAADASHPIHLTLPATYDSRKPVPLVIHHHGADQNELDIFTDSASPSVYEALLAAGYAVLSVNGGGNNWGNDAGQAKMLSAYKYVRDHYAIGPILLWGTSMGGIATLNALMQRAIPGIAGWLGTYPVCNLASMFANNAGTYAGQIRTAYGIAADGSDYATKTAGHDPAAAAAAAFRGVPMRFYASPSDTTVSKADNSDTLATLVAGYAPEATVVACTGNHGDASHFQPSDYVAFFNRCVGA; encoded by the coding sequence TTGCCGGACCTCGACTACGCCAAGGTGATCGGCCGCTTCGGGCTCACCGTGGGCGACACCGGCGGCGACCCGGACGACAACCCGGACACCGTGTGGTGCACCGCCGGCCGCGTGCTGATCACCCCGCTGAACACCTTCGTGAAGGTCGCCGCCGGCTCCCCGGTGCCGTGGACCGGCGGGAACGCGGTCATCGAGTGCGCCATCGACGCCGACGGCTACCTCACGTACACCGCGCCGGCCGGCGGGGCCACGAACCCGTTCGTGTACGTCGTCGACCTGACCAGCACCAAGGTCAACCCCCAGGTCCCGGCCGGCGCCGCCACCCACCGGGTGACGTTCTCCGAGGTGTACGCGGGCACGACGCTGGTCGACTTCCCGGAGTTCACCTGCCGTCTCACCGCGGCCGGCGATGGCACCAGCGGAGCCGGGGTCAACGACCTGACGATCGTCGCGCCGATCAAGCCGGGCGAGGCCACGCCGATCACGCGGGGTGAGCAGGGCACCAGCGTCACGGCCGTCGCCATCCAGGGCGCCGACCTGGTCACCACGCTCAGCGACGGCACCACCGTCAACGCCGGCGAGCTGCCGGTCGGCCCGGGCGGCTCGGACGCCGGCGTGGCCACCTACATGGACGACCCGGCCTCGGACACGAGCACCACCACCGCGGCCAAGGCGAAGGATCCCGCCCACCCCCTGGGGGCCGCCCTTACTGCCACGATTGCCACGCAGACAGCCGACCACGCCAAGGCCCCCGACACCCTGTCCCTGCGCCGCCTGGAAGTGCTGGGCCGCGCCGACTCCATGAAGTCACTGGCGCTGTCCCGGCAGCGGTACGAGGACGCCGCCAGCCTCAACGAGACATGGGCATCGCTGGCGAACTGGGCCACCACCAGCACCGTGCAGGTCTCTGCCGGGAAGCTCTACTACCTGTCGGGAACTGCTGCCACCATGACCTACGACGGCCTCTCGCTGACCTCGGGTCGAGCCCGCCTCAAGACCACGCTCACGGTCCCCGCAGCCGGCGGCGCCGGGTCTGTCGTGATCGGCGTCGTCACCAGTGCCACCGGCTCGCCCGCCACCAGCGTCCTCTACGGAATCCAGATCAACAACGCCGACAACAGCGTCAAGGAGTGGCGGAAGTCATCGGGTGCTGTGGCTCTCGCCAACCCGACCAGCAACGCCTTGACCACGCTCGCAGCGGGGACCTATGCGGTTGTCGTCTCCGTCGACGAGAACGGCACGTCGGTGGCCCTCAGCGAACTCGACGGCAACAAGACGGCCCTCATGTTCAACGCGCGCACCGGGACTGCGCCCGCCCGGTTCGCCATCTACCAGGGCGACAACCGGGGCACTTCGGGCATCGGGGTCGGCGCCACGGTCATCCGGGCCGAGTCGGTGACGAGCAGCAACCGCGCGGTCGAGGGGGCCGCCCCGTCCGCCGAGTGGCGCTACGACGCCGCCGACGCCAGTCACCCCATCCACCTCACGCTCCCGGCGACCTACGACAGCCGCAAGCCGGTTCCGCTCGTGATCCACCACCACGGCGCCGACCAGAACGAGCTGGACATCTTCACCGACTCCGCCTCACCCTCGGTGTACGAGGCCCTGCTGGCCGCCGGGTACGCCGTCCTCTCGGTCAACGGCGGCGGCAACAACTGGGGCAACGACGCCGGCCAGGCGAAGATGCTCTCGGCGTACAAGTACGTCCGCGACCACTACGCCATCGGGCCGATCCTGCTGTGGGGCACCAGCATGGGCGGGATCGCCACCCTGAACGCCCTGATGCAGCGAGCCATCCCCGGCATCGCCGGGTGGCTCGGCACCTATCCGGTGTGCAACCTCGCCTCGATGTTCGCCAACAACGCGGGCACCTACGCCGGTCAGATCCGCACCGCCTACGGCATCGCCGCAGACGGCTCCGACTACGCCACCAAGACTGCTGGACACGACCCCGCCGCCGCGGCCGCTGCCGCGTTCCGGGGCGTGCCGATGCGGTTCTACGCCAGCCCGAGCGACACCACGGTCAGCAAGGCCGACAACAGCGACACCCTCGCCACCTTGGTCGCCGGCTACGCGCCCGAGGCCACCGTGGTCGCCTGCACCGGCAACCACGGCGACGCCAGCCACTTCCAGCCGAGCGACTACGTGGCCTTCTTCAACCGCTGCGTCGGCGCCTAA
- a CDS encoding phage tail tape measure protein, translating to MAGPIRIAILANGRQARAEAALTARAYGTMGKGVSRASKALAGVFAIGALVKAGAAVTKTGGAYVTTLNKIQALTGSSSAEMKRAASTLENNAQLYAKMGQTTGDAASGVVELAKSGLTLNKSLKAINATMILAKAGELSVADASTFVSNTLNTFSLKASQAGHIANSLANAANISSADVSDLAESFKYAAPLAARAGVGMDQLNALLAELANQGIKGSQAGTGLRQMFIRLQAPTTAANITLQQMGVHIFDATGKMRPFRAIIGDLAQGIDKLKGQDKAYALKNLFGVNASTAASVILKDGVKTLDDYTQGVKKAGAAQKLANAQSKGFLGTLQSLKATGVSAIQSLYRQFSPKLNKPLSEAADWLAKNQDNMIAAGEAATSKLVPALKILASIAGSAATALKDTAVPLAEDLLPAVKTLADLAMSAATAVDALPQPIKTIGVQAAIAALILPRLTGAFTSATGAVTLNIARIQQWRAEMTYAETRAQNTTALMGRLGAAARTAAGVGGMVALIQGAHASNKAVGALETTLGGAATGFAVGGVVGAGLGGLAGLFVSIARNSRSAGDKARESYAKIAAIKPIEQAKSGLQSLKDTLDQVTGAYTGATRAAVLQKLQQSGLITTAAKYGISSRQVVNAALGQKSAMGQLGAVVGDYKRKIADLDAQQRAIATNPNNFDPAGGLTKSATEAETALEKQKKALQTNIAELKQMPGVLRGQAREVRATAAATADYTGKLKAIPKNVRAKIEAVGIIPTTRGVAKIAQQYNLLSKKKVRTLIQASGADTTVKAVQRVTRAADNARRSAASKLDMGPFLNSLNAGITKGLHQASSGSQGVRKNLESGPKNARADLSGFSGSLQSSAARAAGVAHSGGTQIGGAMKAGVIAGFSGTAAQLAAQAAAAVAGAIGAAKKAGAIRSPSRKMREVGQYLGDGLADGLARRKGKAKNAGQRLVHEVLKGVDKGLSGVKSALDKIDHLITSRLDGKKQAGRRKALLRSLKDEKAALLANGRAQDHNSKLLDKAVEKYKQLKHAADDFAKSIRTGYRDYGSVVGLGTVGGGTAVTLPALLSQLAARASVAQQFSAVIEKLKGKLNKTSLRQILNTAASGDLEGALATAQAIASGGSSAVKQINQLTSKISKAGGKLGSDMRTQFYGAGLRGAEGVVKGLEKRRHKLDQIADRLAGRLVNQVRRELHISVQKISPAQTHAGNRYSTIGHAPAAKQGDTHIHLEVKVPVGARGPEVGREIAHYLDDYFKAGGRTKVRWSK from the coding sequence ATGGCCGGGCCCATCCGCATCGCGATCTTGGCCAACGGCCGGCAGGCCCGCGCCGAAGCCGCGCTCACCGCGCGCGCCTACGGCACCATGGGCAAGGGCGTCAGCCGGGCCAGCAAGGCTCTCGCCGGCGTCTTCGCGATCGGGGCCCTGGTCAAGGCTGGCGCGGCGGTCACGAAGACCGGCGGGGCCTACGTCACCACGCTGAACAAGATCCAGGCGCTCACCGGCTCGAGTAGTGCCGAGATGAAGCGCGCGGCAAGCACCCTCGAGAACAACGCCCAGCTCTACGCGAAGATGGGCCAGACGACCGGTGACGCTGCGTCCGGGGTCGTCGAGCTCGCGAAGTCCGGCCTGACCCTGAACAAGTCGCTGAAGGCCATCAACGCGACGATGATCCTCGCCAAGGCCGGCGAGCTCTCGGTGGCCGACGCCTCGACGTTCGTCTCGAACACCCTGAACACGTTCTCGCTGAAGGCCAGCCAGGCCGGGCACATCGCCAACAGCCTCGCGAACGCAGCGAACATCTCCTCGGCCGACGTCTCCGACCTGGCCGAGTCGTTCAAGTACGCCGCCCCGCTGGCTGCCCGGGCCGGCGTGGGCATGGACCAGCTCAACGCCCTGCTCGCCGAGCTCGCCAACCAGGGCATCAAGGGGTCCCAGGCGGGCACCGGCCTGCGGCAGATGTTCATCCGGCTGCAGGCGCCCACCACAGCCGCGAACATCACGCTGCAGCAGATGGGCGTCCACATCTTCGACGCCACCGGCAAGATGCGACCGTTCCGCGCGATCATCGGCGACCTCGCCCAGGGCATCGACAAGCTCAAGGGGCAGGACAAGGCCTACGCGCTGAAGAACCTGTTCGGCGTCAACGCCTCGACCGCTGCGTCGGTGATCCTGAAGGACGGCGTCAAGACCCTCGACGACTACACCCAGGGCGTCAAGAAGGCCGGGGCCGCGCAGAAGCTCGCGAACGCCCAGTCCAAGGGCTTCCTCGGCACCCTGCAGAGCCTCAAGGCGACCGGGGTCTCGGCCATCCAGTCGCTGTACCGGCAGTTCTCGCCGAAGCTGAACAAGCCGCTCTCGGAGGCTGCGGACTGGCTGGCGAAGAACCAGGACAACATGATCGCAGCTGGCGAGGCCGCGACGTCGAAGCTGGTGCCGGCGCTGAAGATTCTGGCCTCGATCGCCGGTTCGGCCGCAACTGCGCTGAAGGACACCGCGGTGCCGCTGGCCGAGGACCTCCTGCCAGCCGTGAAGACGCTGGCGGACCTCGCCATGTCCGCAGCGACGGCGGTCGACGCGCTGCCGCAGCCGATCAAGACCATCGGGGTCCAGGCCGCCATCGCGGCGCTGATCTTGCCCAGGCTCACCGGCGCGTTCACCTCGGCCACCGGTGCCGTGACCCTGAACATCGCGCGGATCCAGCAGTGGCGGGCCGAGATGACCTACGCCGAGACCCGGGCGCAGAACACCACGGCCCTCATGGGCCGCCTGGGGGCTGCCGCGCGCACCGCGGCCGGCGTCGGTGGCATGGTGGCTCTCATCCAGGGGGCCCACGCCAGCAACAAGGCCGTGGGGGCGCTGGAGACGACGCTGGGGGGCGCCGCGACCGGGTTCGCCGTGGGCGGTGTCGTCGGGGCTGGCCTCGGCGGCCTGGCCGGCCTGTTCGTCTCCATCGCTCGGAACAGCCGCAGCGCCGGGGACAAGGCCCGTGAGAGCTACGCGAAGATCGCGGCCATCAAGCCGATCGAGCAGGCCAAGAGCGGCCTGCAGTCGCTGAAGGACACCCTCGACCAGGTCACCGGGGCCTACACGGGGGCGACCCGGGCCGCGGTGCTGCAGAAGCTCCAGCAGTCCGGCCTGATCACCACCGCGGCGAAGTACGGGATCTCGTCGCGGCAGGTCGTGAACGCCGCACTCGGGCAGAAGAGCGCGATGGGGCAGCTCGGCGCCGTGGTCGGCGACTACAAGCGCAAGATCGCCGACCTGGACGCACAGCAGCGCGCGATCGCGACGAACCCGAACAACTTCGACCCCGCCGGCGGGCTCACCAAGTCGGCCACCGAGGCCGAGACGGCTCTGGAGAAGCAGAAGAAGGCGCTGCAGACCAACATTGCCGAGCTCAAGCAGATGCCCGGCGTGCTGCGGGGTCAGGCCCGCGAGGTGCGCGCCACGGCCGCGGCGACCGCCGACTACACGGGCAAGCTCAAGGCGATCCCGAAGAACGTGCGCGCCAAGATCGAGGCCGTGGGCATCATCCCCACCACGCGGGGTGTCGCGAAGATCGCCCAGCAGTACAACCTGCTCAGCAAGAAGAAGGTCCGGACCCTCATCCAGGCCTCGGGCGCCGACACCACGGTGAAGGCCGTCCAGCGCGTCACCCGGGCGGCCGACAATGCCCGGCGCTCTGCGGCCAGCAAGCTCGACATGGGGCCCTTCCTCAACAGCCTGAACGCCGGCATCACGAAGGGGTTGCACCAGGCGTCGTCCGGTAGCCAGGGGGTGCGGAAGAACCTCGAGAGCGGCCCCAAGAACGCCCGCGCGGACCTGAGCGGGTTCTCTGGCAGCCTGCAGTCTTCGGCCGCGCGCGCCGCGGGCGTCGCCCACAGCGGCGGTACCCAGATCGGTGGGGCGATGAAGGCCGGCGTCATCGCCGGGTTCTCCGGCACGGCTGCCCAGCTGGCCGCCCAGGCCGCCGCGGCGGTGGCTGGCGCGATCGGCGCGGCGAAGAAGGCCGGCGCCATCCGCTCGCCCTCGCGGAAGATGCGCGAGGTCGGTCAGTACCTCGGCGACGGTCTGGCCGACGGGCTCGCGCGGCGCAAGGGCAAGGCCAAGAACGCCGGTCAGCGGCTGGTGCACGAGGTGCTCAAGGGCGTCGACAAGGGCCTCTCGGGCGTGAAGTCGGCCCTGGACAAGATCGACCACCTGATCACGTCCCGGCTCGACGGGAAGAAGCAGGCCGGCCGCCGCAAGGCGCTGCTGCGCAGCCTGAAGGACGAGAAGGCGGCCCTGCTGGCCAACGGGCGGGCCCAGGACCACAACAGCAAGCTGCTCGACAAGGCCGTCGAGAAGTACAAGCAGCTCAAGCACGCCGCCGACGACTTCGCCAAGTCGATCCGCACGGGCTACCGGGACTACGGCAGCGTTGTGGGCCTCGGGACGGTCGGCGGGGGCACCGCGGTCACGCTGCCCGCCCTGCTCTCGCAGCTCGCGGCCCGGGCCAGTGTCGCCCAGCAGTTCTCGGCTGTGATCGAGAAGCTCAAGGGCAAGCTGAACAAGACGAGCCTGCGGCAGATCCTGAACACGGCGGCGTCCGGCGACCTCGAGGGTGCGCTGGCCACGGCCCAGGCGATCGCCTCAGGCGGGTCCAGCGCGGTCAAGCAGATCAACCAGCTGACCTCGAAGATCAGCAAGGCCGGCGGGAAGCTCGGCAGCGACATGCGCACCCAGTTCTACGGCGCCGGGCTGCGGGGCGCTGAGGGCGTCGTGAAGGGGCTGGAGAAGCGCCGGCACAAGCTCGACCAGATCGCCGACCGCCTGGCCGGGCGCCTGGTCAACCAGGTTCGCCGTGAACTGCACATCTCGGTGCAGAAGATCAGCCCCGCCCAGACGCACGCCGGCAACCGGTACTCCACGATCGGCCACGCTCCGGCAGCGAAGCAGGGTGACACCCACATCCACCTCGAGGTGAAGGTGCCCGTGGGCGCACGGGGCCCGGAGGTCGGCCGGGAGATCGCCCACTACCTCGACGACTACTTCAAGGCCGGCGGCCGGACCAAGGTTCGGTGGTCGAAGTGA